Proteins encoded within one genomic window of Natranaerobius trueperi:
- a CDS encoding ABC transporter permease yields the protein MSIRKIQTNFNVNVPTLDLKPLLRRLLFFTILILLWEMVYRVNLVYEFRTITFFPSPLGVIEQLYNGFFGSKILLYATLTSFQRIIVGFIVSVLFGSILGILTGKWKLIDETLGSLITVLQTIPSIVWLPIALMMFQTSNIAIIFVVALGGTWAMALNTRMGIRNVDPLLIKAARVMGYEGFELISKVMLKASVPYLITGTRLAWAFGWRALMAAELLGTGGLGRTLMDAQDFFNFDLVIAIMVIISTTGLIVEHLIFKTLEEKVMTRWGLEI from the coding sequence ATGAGTATCAGAAAAATCCAAACTAATTTTAATGTAAATGTCCCAACATTAGATTTAAAGCCATTACTTAGAAGGTTACTTTTTTTTACCATACTCATCTTACTGTGGGAAATGGTATACAGAGTAAACCTAGTATATGAGTTTAGAACAATCACATTTTTCCCTTCTCCTTTAGGAGTTATAGAACAGTTATATAACGGATTTTTTGGTTCTAAAATTTTACTATATGCAACTTTAACAAGTTTTCAAAGAATTATAGTAGGTTTTATAGTATCTGTTTTATTTGGAAGTATACTTGGTATTTTGACAGGTAAATGGAAGCTAATAGATGAAACCCTTGGTTCACTTATTACAGTACTTCAAACAATACCAAGTATAGTATGGCTTCCAATTGCACTAATGATGTTTCAAACAAGTAATATTGCAATTATCTTTGTGGTTGCTTTAGGCGGTACATGGGCTATGGCTTTAAATACAAGAATGGGGATTAGAAATGTAGATCCATTACTTATTAAAGCTGCACGAGTAATGGGCTATGAGGGATTTGAACTGATTTCGAAGGTGATGTTAAAAGCATCAGTTCCTTATTTAATTACAGGAACACGTTTAGCTTGGGCCTTTGGGTGGAGAGCTTTAATGGCAGCTGAATTACTTGGAACAGGTGGTCTCGGAAGAACTCTAATGGATGCACAAGATTTCTTTAACTTTGATCTAGTTATCGCAATTATGGTAATTATATCAACAACTGGTTTAATAGTAGAACATTTAATATTTAAAACTTTAGAAGAAAAAGTTATGACACGTTGGGGATTAGAAATTTAA